The Daucus carota subsp. sativus chromosome 7, DH1 v3.0, whole genome shotgun sequence genome window below encodes:
- the LOC108195056 gene encoding F-box protein PP2-B10-like produces MEMKAMMCREEEASRECKHVYTKVLEMGDENHDLFKKLPDGFKEKFTQEILSRTSPADVMRLSLVSKSFRASANSDVVWDTFIPPDHRRLALQRNKTFDSSKRLFWYLCCTTELFWSDYPVSGQRCWLDKWSGKIILYIDHKSLAITQLDTDYWKKSDNEPLLGHVIWLEVCGRIPTSRLSPGTTYEAYLVFFLSQYVCYGFHIPIETCVGIPGEESTKAIIHLDPRIAESKSYHHYQKKYTSRELTIVDADSIEVIEVKLGEYFNKKGENRDVEITLKEVKSGRPKCGARFIGIEMRPKQA; encoded by the exons ATGGAGATGAAGGCGATGATGTGCAGAGAAGAGGAAGCGAGCAGAGAGTGCAAGCACGTGTATACAAAGGTACT GGAGATGGGCGAtgaaaatcatgatttattcaAGAAGTTACCTGACGGGTTTAAAGAAAAGTTCACACAAGAAATTTTATCACGCACAAGCCCTGCGGATGTGATGAGGCTCTCACTTGTGTCGAAAAGTTTCCGGGCGTCAGCCAATTCTGATGTTGTTTGGGACACATTCATTCCACCTGATCATCGGAGACTTGCTCTACAACGCAATAAGACCTTTGATTCTAGCAAACGATTGTTTTGGTATCTCTGTTGTACGACTGAG CTCTTTTGGTCAGACTATCCTGTCTCCGGGCAGCGCTGTTGGTTAGATAAATGGAGCGGGAAGATTATCCTCTATATTGATCATAAATCGCTAGCAATCACACAGCTTGATACAGATTACTGGAAGAAAAG TGATAATGAGCCGCTGCTTGGTCATGTAATTTGGCTTGAAGTTTGCGGGAGAATACCCACGTCAAGATTGTCACCAGGCACGACCTATGAAGCTTATCTTGTGTTTTTTCTGTCACAGTACGTTTGCTATGGATTTCACATACCTATAGAGACTTGTGTTGGGATACCAGGGGAAGAAAGCACAAAAGCGATCATACATTTGGATCCTCGAATAGCTGAGTCCAAAAGCTATCaccattatcaaaaaaaatatacgtCAAGGGAATTAACAATTGTTGATGCTGATTCTATAGAAGTTATAGAAGTTAAGTTGGGtgaatatttcaataaaaaaggGGAGAACAGAGATGTTGAGATCACTTTGAAAGAAGTAAAAAGTGGAAGGCCCAAGTGTGGTGCCCGCTTTATTGGGATAGAGATGCGACCTAAGCAAGCGTAA